In Halorhabdus rudnickae, the following proteins share a genomic window:
- a CDS encoding Lrp/AsnC ligand binding domain-containing protein encodes MVRAFIMVKAVAGKAEGLLGDVRDALGVVEAHIVAGQYDLIVEAERDNVYEIMESVASGIRDLEGVADTRTYICLE; translated from the coding sequence ATGGTCCGAGCGTTCATCATGGTGAAGGCAGTGGCTGGCAAGGCCGAGGGGCTTCTGGGCGACGTACGAGACGCGCTCGGCGTCGTGGAGGCCCATATCGTCGCAGGACAGTACGACCTCATCGTCGAGGCCGAACGGGACAACGTCTACGAGATCATGGAATCGGTCGCCAGTGGGATTCGGGATCTTGAGGGAGTCGCCGACACGCGGACGTACATCTGTCTGGAGTGA
- a CDS encoding outer membrane lipoprotein-sorting protein, translated as MASTTSRPAVLAILLAAALITTGSAGIAFAETPATTDVQTTEPADEDDVIDSFVERLSTLETVEFTRTTESEFGNETSRRTVHVVADLEDIQKRTETVNATVGSNTTTVMNESAIRTYDPAENTVSEYEISGEQTLLPTLDVLANESFVSYELAGMDTVNGNDTYVLEATPQRQAETDVEMSLTVFVDTETYFPVRIESERTGETYTYSSTVTHSNVTLNEEIPESTFELDVPADTSEPSEYVGPDVSAYESYDDLSTQATLSLPAEELAAAFSFQEGTIVEGEDYYSVSLRYTDGEETISVNTRADPFNESIYEESDRYEAVEVGETAGYRYDSDEFTSLHWAEDEQAYSLYGEIENGTAMDIAESIVGE; from the coding sequence ATGGCTTCGACCACTAGCCGCCCGGCGGTCCTCGCGATCCTCCTCGCAGCCGCATTGATAACCACCGGCAGCGCAGGGATCGCCTTCGCCGAGACGCCCGCCACAACTGACGTACAGACAACCGAACCGGCCGACGAAGACGACGTGATCGACTCGTTCGTCGAACGCCTTTCGACACTCGAAACCGTCGAATTCACCCGGACGACCGAATCGGAGTTCGGAAATGAGACGAGTCGGCGGACGGTTCACGTCGTCGCTGACCTCGAAGACATCCAGAAGCGAACCGAGACCGTGAACGCCACTGTCGGGAGCAACACAACGACAGTGATGAACGAGAGTGCGATCCGCACGTACGATCCCGCCGAGAACACCGTCTCCGAGTACGAGATCAGCGGGGAACAGACCCTGTTACCGACGCTGGACGTGCTGGCCAACGAATCGTTCGTGAGCTACGAACTCGCGGGGATGGACACCGTCAATGGAAACGACACCTACGTGCTGGAGGCGACGCCGCAACGACAAGCGGAGACAGACGTGGAAATGTCGCTGACTGTCTTCGTCGATACGGAGACGTATTTCCCGGTCCGAATAGAAAGCGAAAGAACGGGCGAAACGTACACGTACAGTTCGACAGTCACCCACAGTAACGTCACCCTCAACGAAGAAATTCCGGAGTCGACGTTCGAACTCGACGTGCCGGCAGACACGTCCGAACCGTCGGAGTACGTCGGCCCTGACGTTTCGGCCTACGAGAGCTACGACGACCTCTCGACCCAGGCTACCCTGTCGCTGCCGGCTGAGGAACTCGCGGCAGCGTTCAGCTTCCAAGAGGGCACGATCGTCGAGGGCGAAGACTACTACAGCGTCAGCCTCAGATACACCGACGGCGAGGAGACGATCAGCGTCAACACCCGTGCCGACCCCTTCAACGAGTCGATCTACGAGGAGTCGGATCGGTACGAAGCCGTCGAAGTCGGTGAGACGGCCGGATACCGATACGACAGCGACGAGTTCACGTCCTTGCACTGGGCAGAAGACGAACAGGCCTATTCCCTCTACGGGGAGATCGAAAACGGAACAGCGATGGACATCGCCGAGTCGATCGTCGGCGAGTAA
- a CDS encoding Lrp/AsnC family transcriptional regulator, protein MVIAYVMVKAHTSEADRLKNTIAAIDGVVSTHVVAGDVDLITKVDVPSPADVKGIAASEIQDVDGVEDTQTYIAMD, encoded by the coding sequence ATGGTCATCGCGTACGTCATGGTCAAAGCACACACGAGCGAGGCGGATCGACTCAAGAACACCATCGCGGCAATCGACGGCGTCGTGAGCACGCACGTCGTCGCCGGCGACGTCGACCTCATCACCAAAGTCGACGTTCCTTCACCGGCCGACGTCAAGGGCATTGCCGCCTCCGAGATCCAAGATGTCGACGGCGTCGAGGACACGCAGACCTACATCGCGATGGACTGA
- a CDS encoding potassium channel family protein, producing MRFVIVGAGRVGLRTGRALRESGHEVVFVETDSKTAKRAREDGFEVIEGDGSLEAVLEQADLASVDVVGALTGDLNDNFVTCLIADNYGCRTVMRIDEDYREDIYRQYADAVDEVIYPERLGAIAAKNALLGGNSVAIADIAQNLQLIEFTVTETAPVNGYSLSELELPANARLLAFGKREGSVDVPDVDASLEVGDRLVILADFAVLSDVRQLIVGESTESPVMGEI from the coding sequence ATGCGATTCGTTATCGTGGGTGCCGGCCGCGTCGGGTTGCGAACGGGCCGGGCGCTCCGGGAGAGCGGCCACGAGGTCGTCTTCGTCGAGACCGACTCGAAGACGGCCAAGCGAGCCCGCGAAGACGGTTTCGAGGTGATCGAGGGCGATGGCTCTCTGGAGGCGGTCTTAGAACAGGCCGACCTCGCGTCGGTCGACGTGGTCGGGGCACTCACCGGCGATCTCAACGACAACTTCGTCACTTGCCTGATCGCGGACAACTACGGCTGTCGGACTGTCATGCGCATCGACGAGGACTATCGCGAGGACATCTACCGGCAGTACGCCGACGCCGTCGACGAGGTGATCTATCCCGAGCGACTCGGTGCGATCGCCGCGAAGAATGCCTTACTGGGCGGCAACAGCGTCGCGATCGCGGACATCGCCCAGAACCTCCAACTCATCGAATTCACCGTCACCGAGACGGCACCGGTCAACGGCTACAGTCTGAGCGAACTCGAACTCCCGGCGAACGCCCGCCTGCTCGCGTTCGGCAAGCGTGAGGGGTCAGTGGATGTCCCGGATGTCGATGCCTCCCTGGAAGTCGGCGACCGGCTGGTTATCCTCGCTGATTTCGCGGTCCTGTCGGACGTCCGTCAGTTGATCGTCGGCGAGAGCACGGAATCACCCGTCATGGGAGAGATCTGA
- a CDS encoding type IV pilin produces the protein MTSVIGIILLVAVTVIVAGTVTVFVFDLGSGLQPKAPYVETSHELVGDSSEQTIAITLEAGDRVPVDRLYVAGSKPVDIGGAPGSGRAADDAHASPIENFTETPGGTPQVAIGETWDAGETVYVDPKGSVDGVTVSVYWISGSIEGYNPGEPSGDDSYRLTSKTIRRSD, from the coding sequence ATGACCTCGGTCATCGGCATTATCTTGCTCGTCGCAGTCACTGTTATCGTCGCCGGGACAGTGACGGTGTTCGTCTTCGATCTCGGATCCGGCCTGCAACCGAAGGCGCCGTACGTCGAGACGAGTCACGAACTCGTCGGAGACAGTAGCGAACAGACGATAGCGATCACGCTCGAAGCTGGTGATCGAGTCCCGGTCGACCGCCTCTATGTGGCCGGGTCGAAACCGGTCGATATCGGCGGTGCGCCCGGGAGCGGCCGGGCCGCGGACGACGCCCACGCCAGCCCCATCGAGAACTTCACGGAAACCCCTGGCGGCACGCCACAGGTTGCGATCGGCGAGACGTGGGACGCCGGCGAGACCGTCTACGTCGATCCAAAGGGCAGCGTCGACGGCGTCACAGTGTCGGTGTACTGGATCAGCGGCTCCATCGAGGGGTACAATCCGGGCGAACCGAGCGGTGACGATTCGTATCGACTTACGTCGAAGACGATCCGACGTTCAGATTGA